A stretch of Actinomycetota bacterium DNA encodes these proteins:
- a CDS encoding zinc ABC transporter substrate-binding protein — translation MITVRSGSVAAVTACICAAALAAAALSSATCVTGCGGGENGTGKVKVAADIMPLAYLCREVGGDMVEVEVLVPPGSSPHTFELTGGQMKFLSDADLLVTVGLGLTPWAEEVFGRVDNPRMEKLTVGDLLPVGELIPASEAIALEDGDHAHGEGGEQGPEAAADDHGQGEGDEDRESDGEKAGPGEEYPHDHEHAHGLYDPHVWLDPLLCEGVVLELAEALSRADPDHASYYRERAEESVEKLRILDAEVEEILAGVASRRFLSFHSSLTYFARRYGLEQVGVIEELPGKEPSAGEVAELVDLVRELGVKAVFAERQFSPRAAQAIAESAGGGVVVATIDPLADPGDPEGGSYEGMLRELAGEVAEALR, via the coding sequence ATGATCACGGTACGTAGCGGATCGGTAGCGGCAGTGACCGCCTGCATATGTGCCGCCGCATTGGCGGCGGCGGCGCTTTCGTCCGCGACCTGCGTGACGGGATGCGGAGGCGGAGAGAACGGGACGGGAAAGGTGAAGGTGGCGGCGGACATCATGCCCCTCGCCTATCTCTGCAGGGAGGTGGGCGGGGATATGGTTGAGGTCGAGGTGCTTGTGCCCCCGGGATCGAGCCCCCATACCTTCGAGCTCACGGGGGGGCAGATGAAGTTCCTATCCGATGCCGACCTGCTGGTCACCGTGGGCCTCGGGCTCACTCCCTGGGCGGAGGAGGTTTTCGGGCGGGTTGATAACCCCCGTATGGAGAAGCTGACGGTGGGGGATCTCCTGCCCGTGGGCGAGCTGATACCGGCCTCCGAGGCGATAGCCCTCGAGGATGGCGATCATGCGCACGGGGAGGGCGGGGAGCAAGGTCCCGAGGCGGCCGCGGACGATCACGGACAAGGGGAGGGGGATGAAGACCGCGAGAGCGATGGCGAGAAGGCCGGACCCGGGGAAGAGTATCCCCATGACCATGAACACGCCCACGGCCTCTACGATCCCCACGTATGGTTGGACCCACTCCTCTGCGAGGGCGTGGTTTTGGAGCTGGCGGAGGCCCTCTCGCGCGCGGATCCCGATCACGCCTCCTATTACCGGGAGAGGGCGGAGGAGAGCGTGGAAAAGCTGCGTATCCTCGACGCCGAGGTGGAGGAGATCCTCGCGGGGGTGGCCTCGCGCCGCTTTCTCTCCTTTCATTCCTCCCTCACCTATTTCGCGCGCCGCTATGGGCTGGAGCAGGTGGGGGTGATCGAGGAGCTCCCGGGGAAGGAGCCCTCGGCGGGCGAGGTAGCGGAGCTGGTGGACCTGGTGAGGGAGCTGGGGGTGAAGGCCGTCTTCGCCGAGCGCCAGTTCAGCCCCCGCGCTGCGCAGGCCATAGCCGAGTCCGCGGGTGGGGGGGTGGTGGTGGCGACCATCGACCCCTTGGCGGATCCCGGTGATCCCGAGGGGGGCAGCTATGAGGGGATGCTGCGTGAGCTGGCGGGAGAGGTGGCGGAGGCATTGAGGTGA
- a CDS encoding M20/M25/M40 family metallo-hydrolase — MERALKTFLELAAIDSETYHEGELAAYVMRTAREAGFEPYMDNAGKAVGGEAGNLYINLPSRGVEAPPVIFCAHMDTVSPGKGVRPVLKEERVISGGNTILGADCKAGVAAILELMLLSAEGRLRHGPLELVLTVAEEKQLQGVRHLEWERLKSRHAFVLDGEGGVGSIINASPTQDNLEFVFHGRAAHAGVEPEKGKNAIFGAAWAISLMRLGRLDSETTANIGIIRGGRAVNIVPDRVVAEGEVRSHDLGKLDEQRKSMVRAALEAEGAVGVGVEVKVERAYDGYRIDADDPLVLLAKEAGKAMGMRMELRPSGGGSDANFLNAAGIRALVLGMGAREPHTTHEYLETRDLSRLVRLCSEIAAAAGRLRTA, encoded by the coding sequence ATGGAAAGGGCGCTGAAGACCTTCCTGGAGTTGGCGGCCATCGACAGCGAGACCTACCACGAGGGGGAACTGGCGGCGTACGTGATGCGCACGGCGCGCGAGGCCGGCTTCGAGCCCTATATGGACAACGCGGGCAAGGCGGTGGGGGGCGAGGCGGGCAATCTCTATATAAACCTGCCGTCGCGAGGCGTGGAGGCGCCGCCGGTCATCTTCTGCGCCCACATGGATACCGTGTCGCCGGGGAAGGGAGTGCGGCCGGTGCTCAAAGAGGAAAGGGTCATCTCCGGCGGTAACACCATCCTGGGGGCGGACTGCAAGGCGGGGGTGGCCGCCATCCTGGAGCTCATGCTCCTGTCGGCGGAGGGCAGGCTGCGGCATGGACCTCTGGAACTGGTGCTCACGGTGGCGGAGGAGAAGCAGCTGCAGGGGGTGCGGCACCTGGAATGGGAGCGGCTGAAGTCGCGCCACGCCTTCGTGCTCGACGGCGAGGGGGGCGTGGGTAGCATCATCAACGCCTCTCCCACCCAGGACAACCTGGAGTTCGTCTTCCACGGCAGGGCGGCGCACGCGGGAGTGGAGCCGGAGAAGGGGAAGAACGCCATCTTCGGGGCGGCGTGGGCCATAAGCCTCATGCGCCTGGGGCGCTTAGACAGCGAGACCACCGCCAACATCGGCATCATCCGGGGCGGACGGGCGGTGAACATCGTCCCCGACCGAGTGGTGGCGGAGGGAGAGGTGCGCTCCCACGACCTGGGGAAGCTGGACGAGCAGAGGAAGTCCATGGTGCGGGCGGCGCTGGAGGCGGAGGGAGCGGTGGGCGTCGGCGTGGAGGTCAAGGTGGAGCGCGCCTACGACGGCTACCGCATCGACGCAGACGACCCCCTGGTGCTGCTGGCCAAAGAGGCGGGAAAAGCCATGGGGATGAGGATGGAGCTCAGGCCCTCCGGCGGCGGCAGCGACGCCAACTTCCTCAATGCCGCGGGTATCAGGGCGCTGGTACTGGGCATGGGCGCGAGGGAGCCGCATACCACCCATGAATACCTGGAGACGCGCGACCTCTCCAGGCTGGTGAGGCTGTGCTCGGAGATAGCGGCCGCGGCCGGCAGGTTGAGGACGGCATGA
- a CDS encoding metal ABC transporter permease: MLTYGFAQRALAGGVLIAVVCSLLSFFVVVRRLAFVGMGISHAAFGGVGLGLAAGIDPVLTAGFFCAALSLGIGWFSRRGRVHEDTAIGILFAAAMALGVLLVRMAKAYNLDLMSYLFGSILALGWGDVATIAAVAVLVSAFVLLFFKELIFVSFDEETATASGLPVRSVYYGLLLAMAVTIVVSIKLVGIVLVSALLVIPGAAGMQLARNYRGVLAVSLTVGTGCVVAGLYLSFWLDVASGAAIVLTLFAAFLLCMLLSPRRSYLRRLRGGAGKA, from the coding sequence ATGCTAACCTACGGCTTCGCGCAGCGCGCGCTGGCGGGCGGGGTGCTCATCGCCGTGGTGTGCTCCCTCCTCTCTTTCTTCGTGGTGGTTAGGAGGCTGGCCTTCGTGGGCATGGGCATATCCCACGCCGCCTTCGGCGGGGTGGGTCTGGGGCTGGCGGCGGGAATCGACCCCGTGCTCACCGCGGGGTTCTTCTGCGCCGCCCTATCCCTGGGCATCGGCTGGTTCAGCCGCAGGGGACGCGTGCACGAGGACACCGCCATCGGCATCCTCTTCGCGGCCGCCATGGCCCTCGGGGTCCTGCTGGTGCGTATGGCGAAGGCCTACAACCTGGACCTCATGAGCTATCTCTTCGGTAGCATTCTCGCCCTGGGCTGGGGGGACGTGGCGACCATAGCGGCGGTCGCCGTGCTGGTCTCCGCCTTCGTCCTGCTCTTCTTCAAGGAGCTGATCTTCGTGTCCTTCGACGAGGAGACGGCCACGGCCAGCGGCCTGCCGGTGAGGTCCGTGTATTACGGGCTGCTGTTGGCCATGGCCGTCACCATCGTGGTCTCCATAAAGCTGGTGGGCATCGTGCTCGTCTCCGCGCTGCTGGTGATACCGGGGGCGGCGGGGATGCAGCTGGCCCGCAACTACCGCGGCGTTCTGGCGGTATCGCTCACGGTGGGAACGGGGTGCGTGGTGGCGGGACTTTACCTCTCCTTCTGGCTGGACGTCGCCTCCGGCGCCGCCATCGTCCTCACCCTCTTCGCCGCCTTCCTGTTGTGCATGCTCCTCTCCCCCCGGCGTTCCTATCTGCGGCGCCTGCGGGGCGGAGCCGGGAAGGCTTGA
- a CDS encoding radical SAM protein: MKAMPDVSVIRDYAIKKTINGLIFVLPNIPDDKLLSFAEKFLGTVKWPDGQEFLRSLILQVKNRLPELHRNVRRGAINFLTDALFYKARVREAYEKEHGYSPPLLLVISPTMRCNLKCVGCYAGMYSKKDDLPVQVLDRVLTEAKEMGIYFIVISGGEPFSYKPLMSMFEKHRDVTFQVYTNGTLIDRELAGKIADLGNVIPCISVEGYGEETDARRGKGVYDKVLQAMDNLKEARALYGFSATVTRFNSDLLTSEDFVDYYMEEKGCFIGWYFQYMPIGTRPSLELMTTPEQRIQRLERVTRMRKEKRALISDFWCDGPLVGGCLAAGRQYLHINQNGDVEPCVFVHFAVDNIKEKSLSEVLESDFFRSIRERAPYHPNLLRPCMVIDHPYVLRECVERCGARPTHPEAEGIITDLAPDLDRYGEEYGRLADPIWEERYQETAVEVRRLHTA; this comes from the coding sequence GTGAAAGCGATGCCGGACGTGTCCGTGATCAGGGATTACGCGATCAAGAAGACCATCAACGGCTTAATCTTCGTTCTTCCCAACATCCCCGACGACAAACTGCTCTCCTTCGCGGAGAAATTCCTGGGGACGGTAAAATGGCCCGACGGACAGGAGTTCCTGCGCTCGCTCATCCTGCAGGTGAAGAACCGCCTGCCGGAGCTGCACCGGAACGTGCGCCGGGGGGCCATCAACTTCCTCACCGACGCCCTTTTCTATAAGGCGAGGGTGAGGGAGGCATACGAGAAGGAGCATGGATACAGCCCGCCCCTTTTGCTGGTCATCAGCCCCACCATGCGCTGCAACCTCAAGTGCGTGGGCTGCTACGCGGGCATGTACTCCAAAAAGGACGACCTGCCGGTGCAGGTACTCGATCGCGTGCTCACCGAGGCCAAGGAGATGGGTATATACTTCATCGTCATCTCGGGAGGCGAGCCCTTCTCCTATAAGCCACTGATGAGCATGTTCGAGAAGCACCGCGATGTCACTTTCCAGGTCTACACCAACGGCACCCTCATAGACCGCGAGCTGGCGGGAAAGATCGCCGACCTGGGCAACGTCATCCCCTGCATATCCGTGGAGGGCTATGGGGAGGAGACGGACGCCAGGAGGGGCAAGGGAGTATACGACAAGGTGCTGCAGGCCATGGATAACCTGAAGGAGGCGAGGGCCCTTTACGGCTTCTCGGCCACCGTCACACGCTTCAATTCCGACCTGCTCACCAGCGAGGACTTCGTGGACTACTACATGGAGGAGAAGGGCTGCTTCATCGGTTGGTACTTCCAGTACATGCCCATCGGCACCCGCCCCTCCCTGGAGCTCATGACCACCCCGGAGCAGCGCATCCAGCGCCTGGAGCGCGTCACGCGCATGCGCAAGGAGAAGCGGGCGCTCATCTCCGATTTCTGGTGCGACGGGCCTCTCGTGGGGGGGTGCCTGGCGGCGGGTCGCCAGTACCTGCATATCAACCAGAACGGGGACGTGGAGCCCTGCGTCTTCGTGCATTTCGCGGTGGACAACATCAAGGAGAAATCCCTCTCCGAGGTGTTGGAGTCGGATTTCTTCCGCTCCATCCGCGAGCGCGCTCCCTACCATCCCAACCTCCTGCGCCCCTGTATGGTCATAGACCATCCCTACGTGCTCAGGGAATGCGTGGAGAGGTGCGGAGCCCGTCCCACCCATCCCGAGGCGGAGGGCATCATCACCGATCTCGCACCCGACCTCGACCGCTATGGGGAGGAGTACGGGCGCCTCGCTGACCCCATCTGGGAGGAGCGCTACCAGGAGACGGCGGTGGAGGTGAGGCGCCTCCATACCGCGTGA
- a CDS encoding metal ABC transporter ATP-binding protein — protein sequence MKGCRVAEFFSARRAGEPVIELAGVWAELDGRTVLEDISFSLPAGTFLGLIGPNGAGKTTLIRVMLGLVRPSRGRVKVMGMDPRELRHELHHIGYLPQQVLFDPYFPVSVYDVVMMGRTCCIGTLRFPRRKDREAVMESISAVGLEGLEKRPIGELSGGQQKKAFLARALCLETRILFLDEPTSGLDFEAQESFMDLLARLREERGLSVMFVSHDVSVLARFADEIVCINRTMHMHGRPSEVLGSERLKEAYRCEFDFLAAGEGGEG from the coding sequence ATGAAGGGTTGCCGGGTGGCGGAATTCTTCTCCGCGCGGCGTGCCGGCGAGCCGGTTATCGAGCTCGCCGGGGTGTGGGCCGAACTGGACGGTCGCACGGTGCTGGAGGACATCAGTTTCTCCCTCCCCGCAGGCACCTTCCTAGGCCTCATCGGCCCCAACGGCGCCGGGAAGACCACCCTTATAAGAGTCATGCTGGGCCTGGTGAGGCCCTCCCGGGGCAGGGTTAAGGTGATGGGCATGGACCCGCGCGAGCTCCGGCACGAGCTGCACCATATCGGCTACCTGCCCCAGCAGGTGCTCTTCGATCCCTACTTCCCGGTGTCCGTATACGACGTGGTGATGATGGGGCGCACCTGCTGCATAGGGACCCTGCGCTTCCCGCGGCGGAAGGACAGGGAGGCGGTGATGGAGAGCATCTCGGCGGTGGGCCTGGAGGGGCTGGAAAAAAGACCCATCGGAGAGCTCTCGGGAGGGCAGCAGAAGAAGGCCTTCCTGGCCAGGGCGCTGTGCCTGGAGACGCGCATCCTCTTCCTCGACGAGCCCACTTCCGGCCTGGACTTCGAGGCCCAGGAGAGCTTCATGGACCTCCTGGCGCGGCTCCGGGAGGAGCGGGGGCTGTCGGTGATGTTCGTATCCCACGACGTGAGCGTGCTGGCGCGTTTCGCCGACGAGATCGTGTGCATCAACCGCACCATGCACATGCACGGCAGGCCATCGGAGGTGCTGGGAAGCGAGAGGCTCAAGGAGGCGTACCGGTGCGAGTTCGATTTCCTGGCCGCGGGGGAGGGAGGCGAGGGCTGA
- a CDS encoding NUDIX hydrolase, with translation MKEAREETLERRTVFEGKVVRLYLDRVLLPDGREAEREVVLHRGAVGMVALDGEGHVFLVRQYRHAPGEHLVEIPAGKLDAGEDPLECARRELQEEVGCAAESWHLLASFYTSPGFSDEVLHLYLARGLTRGEAAPDEDEFLEVMRVPLEDALAMVARGEIRDSKTVAGIALASLYLAGSYPPGGEGDEGGEGA, from the coding sequence ATGAAAGAGGCGCGCGAGGAGACCCTGGAGAGAAGGACCGTCTTCGAGGGGAAGGTGGTCAGGTTGTACCTGGACCGCGTGCTGCTGCCGGACGGCAGAGAGGCGGAGCGGGAGGTGGTGCTGCACCGCGGGGCGGTGGGCATGGTGGCGCTGGACGGCGAGGGTCACGTGTTCCTGGTGAGGCAGTACCGGCACGCTCCCGGGGAGCACCTGGTGGAGATACCCGCCGGCAAGCTCGACGCGGGGGAGGATCCCCTGGAATGCGCACGGCGGGAGCTGCAGGAGGAAGTGGGGTGCGCGGCGGAGAGCTGGCATCTGCTGGCGTCCTTTTACACCTCGCCGGGATTCAGCGACGAGGTGCTGCATCTCTACCTGGCGCGCGGGCTGACCCGCGGGGAGGCGGCGCCGGACGAGGACGAGTTTCTGGAGGTCATGCGCGTCCCCCTGGAGGACGCCCTGGCCATGGTGGCGAGGGGAGAGATAAGGGACTCCAAGACGGTCGCGGGAATCGCGCTGGCCTCCCTGTATCTGGCCGGTTCATATCCTCCGGGCGGCGAGGGGGACGAAGGAGGTGAGGGAGCGTGA
- a CDS encoding CTP synthase translates to MPVKYIFVTGGVSSSLGKGITAASIGRLLKARGLKVTMQKMDPYINVDPGTMNPFQHGEVFVTDDGTETDLDLGHYERFVDEHLGRENNVTTGSVYWSIISRERKGEFLGGTVQVIPHVTNEIKERILRLTRSSEVDVVITEIGGTVGDIESLPYLEAIRQFKKDVGPENVMYIHVSLVPYLETTREMKTKPTQHSVKELRSMGIQPDAIVCRSKEPIGMDLKDKISLLCDIDIEGVISAPTADCIYEVPLLLQAEGLGDYVARHLGLEGHEEDLTEWQEMVRRIKSATERVRIGVVGKYVDLSDAYLSIIESLQHGGYAHGARVDIAWIASDDISRENVDGLLADLDGILIPGGFGVRGVDGKVEAIRYARENKVPFLGICLGLQCAVIEAARNLCGLEKANSSEFDPATPHPVIDLLPSQRDVDEMGGTMRLGLYPCKLEEGTLAHSCYGEEVIYERHRHRYEVNNHYRSQLQEAGVVFSGLSPDGRLVEIIERRDHPWFLAGQFHPEFKSRPNRPHPLFRDFVGAALGRRSAAEETPNLKVVG, encoded by the coding sequence ATGCCGGTAAAATACATCTTCGTGACCGGGGGCGTGTCGTCCTCGCTGGGCAAGGGGATCACCGCGGCATCCATCGGTAGGCTCCTCAAGGCGCGCGGCCTGAAGGTGACCATGCAGAAGATGGACCCCTACATCAACGTGGACCCGGGCACCATGAACCCCTTCCAGCACGGTGAGGTCTTCGTGACCGACGACGGCACCGAGACCGACCTCGACCTGGGCCATTACGAGCGTTTCGTGGACGAGCACCTGGGAAGGGAGAACAACGTCACCACCGGCAGCGTGTACTGGTCCATAATCTCCCGCGAGCGCAAGGGAGAGTTCCTGGGGGGCACGGTGCAGGTCATCCCGCACGTGACCAACGAGATAAAGGAACGCATCCTACGCCTCACGCGCTCCAGCGAGGTTGACGTGGTGATCACCGAGATCGGGGGCACGGTAGGGGACATCGAGAGCCTGCCCTACCTGGAGGCCATCCGCCAGTTCAAGAAGGACGTGGGTCCGGAGAACGTCATGTACATCCACGTCAGCCTGGTCCCGTACCTGGAGACCACCAGGGAGATGAAGACCAAGCCCACCCAGCACAGCGTGAAGGAGCTCCGCTCCATGGGCATCCAGCCCGACGCCATCGTGTGCCGCTCCAAGGAGCCCATCGGCATGGACCTCAAGGACAAGATATCCCTCCTCTGCGACATCGACATCGAGGGCGTGATCTCCGCGCCCACCGCCGACTGCATCTACGAGGTGCCGCTCCTGCTGCAGGCGGAGGGACTGGGGGATTACGTGGCCAGGCACCTGGGCCTGGAGGGGCACGAGGAGGACCTCACGGAGTGGCAGGAGATGGTGCGCCGGATAAAGTCCGCCACCGAGAGGGTGAGGATCGGGGTGGTGGGGAAATACGTGGACCTCTCCGACGCCTACCTCTCCATCATCGAGAGCTTGCAGCACGGCGGCTACGCCCACGGCGCCAGGGTGGACATCGCCTGGATCGCCTCCGACGACATCTCGCGCGAGAACGTTGACGGGCTGCTGGCGGACCTTGACGGCATCCTCATCCCCGGGGGCTTCGGGGTGCGCGGCGTGGACGGCAAGGTGGAGGCCATACGTTACGCGCGGGAGAACAAGGTGCCCTTCCTGGGCATCTGCCTGGGGCTGCAGTGCGCGGTCATCGAGGCGGCAAGGAACCTGTGCGGCCTGGAGAAGGCCAACAGCTCGGAGTTCGACCCCGCCACCCCCCACCCGGTCATCGACCTCCTCCCCAGCCAGCGCGACGTGGACGAGATGGGGGGGACCATGCGCCTGGGACTCTATCCCTGCAAGCTGGAGGAGGGCACCCTGGCGCACTCCTGCTACGGCGAGGAGGTCATCTACGAGCGTCACCGCCACCGCTACGAGGTCAACAACCATTACCGCAGCCAGCTCCAGGAGGCAGGGGTCGTCTTCTCCGGCCTCTCTCCAGACGGCAGGCTGGTGGAGATCATCGAGCGCCGGGATCACCCCTGGTTCCTGGCCGGGCAGTTCCACCCCGAGTTCAAGTCCCGCCCCAACCGGCCTCACCCCCTTTTCAGGGACTTCGTGGGGGCTGCCCTGGGGCGAAGGTCAGCGGCGGAGGAGACCCCCAACCTTAAGGTGGTGGGATGA
- the xerD gene encoding site-specific tyrosine recombinase XerD has product MDDRHPREGEGGAAHGGSWESLLSEYLVFIGVERGLSPRTVEAYRRDLERWIAFASARGRGSPGEVEREDITAFLETLHARGLSARSVARAVASLRGFQRFLLEEGEAPGYPAAADLEAPRHVRPLPRVLTREEAARLLEQPIPRDPAGLRDRAILETLYGTGIRVSELTGLDLEDLDLGEREMRVLGKGARERVVPVGESAAAAIRDYLAHGRPRLSRRPGQRALFLNARGGRLTRQGAWGVVRKYAARVGLAERMTPHTLRHSYATHLLESGADLRHIQELLGHASVSTTQVYTHVSRARLREVYLRSHPRA; this is encoded by the coding sequence ATGGACGACCGGCATCCGCGGGAGGGGGAAGGCGGAGCCGCGCACGGAGGCTCCTGGGAATCGCTGCTCTCGGAATACCTGGTCTTCATCGGGGTGGAGCGCGGCCTGTCGCCTCGCACCGTGGAGGCATACCGCAGGGACCTGGAGAGGTGGATCGCCTTCGCGTCCGCCAGGGGCAGGGGCTCGCCGGGGGAGGTGGAGAGGGAGGACATCACCGCCTTCCTGGAGACCCTGCACGCGCGAGGGCTCTCTGCGCGGTCGGTGGCGAGGGCGGTGGCGAGCCTGCGGGGCTTCCAGCGCTTTCTGCTCGAGGAAGGGGAGGCACCGGGATATCCCGCGGCCGCGGATCTCGAGGCGCCCAGGCATGTCCGCCCCCTGCCCCGGGTGCTGACGCGCGAGGAGGCCGCCAGGCTCCTTGAACAGCCCATCCCCCGCGACCCCGCGGGCTTGCGCGACAGGGCCATCCTGGAGACCCTCTACGGCACCGGCATCCGCGTATCCGAGCTCACCGGCCTGGATCTTGAGGACCTAGACCTGGGGGAGAGGGAGATGCGCGTCCTGGGCAAGGGGGCGCGGGAGCGGGTGGTGCCGGTGGGGGAGTCCGCCGCCGCCGCCATCCGGGATTACCTCGCGCACGGGCGCCCCAGGCTTTCGCGCCGCCCCGGACAGCGGGCGTTGTTCCTGAACGCAAGGGGGGGAAGGCTGACGCGGCAGGGCGCCTGGGGGGTGGTGAGGAAATACGCCGCCCGGGTGGGCCTGGCGGAGCGCATGACCCCGCATACCCTGCGCCACAGCTACGCCACCCACCTGCTGGAGAGCGGGGCCGACCTAAGGCATATCCAGGAGCTCCTGGGACACGCCAGCGTGAGTACCACCCAGGTGTATACCCATGTCAGCAGGGCCAGGCTGCGGGAGGTCTATCTGAGGTCACACCCCCGCGCCTGA
- the ald gene encoding alanine dehydrogenase, with product MIVGVPREILDQEYRVALTPQGAHELCAEGHRVLVEEGAGEGSSISDQDYRRAGAVLVPGAEDVYGESELILKVKEPQPHEYPLLKEGLIIFTFLHLAAHRELTEELMRRRVAAVAYETVQRPDGSLPLLAPMSEVAGRMAPQVGAHYLEKMNGGRGLLLGGATGVPPANVVILGAGIVGSHSAILATGMDAHVIVMDKALDRLRYLEHILHGRITTMVSNKMNVREMVRDADLVIGAVLIPGARVPVLVDEETVKDMRPGSVVVDIDIDQGGCITTARPTTHSSPVYEEYGVLHYCVGNIPGIVPRTSTFALTNVTLPYVQEIAGLGLTEAARRDPSLAAGINVIEGRVTSRPVAEAHGMEYERLEHVLPIGLPGERFFGV from the coding sequence GTGATCGTCGGGGTGCCACGGGAGATCCTGGACCAGGAATATCGCGTGGCCCTCACCCCCCAGGGAGCACACGAGCTCTGTGCCGAGGGTCACCGGGTACTGGTGGAGGAGGGGGCCGGGGAGGGCTCGAGCATCTCCGACCAGGATTACCGGCGGGCGGGAGCGGTGCTGGTGCCGGGAGCGGAGGACGTCTACGGGGAGAGCGAGCTCATCCTCAAGGTCAAGGAACCCCAGCCGCACGAATATCCCCTCTTGAAGGAGGGGCTCATCATCTTCACCTTCCTCCACCTGGCGGCCCACCGCGAGCTCACCGAGGAACTCATGCGCCGGAGGGTGGCCGCCGTGGCCTACGAGACGGTGCAACGCCCTGACGGCAGCCTGCCGCTGCTGGCCCCCATGAGCGAGGTGGCGGGACGCATGGCGCCCCAGGTGGGGGCGCATTACTTGGAGAAGATGAACGGAGGCCGGGGCCTGCTGCTGGGAGGGGCCACGGGGGTCCCCCCGGCGAACGTGGTCATCCTGGGGGCGGGCATCGTGGGCTCGCATTCCGCCATCCTGGCCACGGGCATGGACGCCCACGTCATCGTCATGGACAAGGCCCTCGACCGCCTGAGGTACCTGGAGCATATCCTGCACGGCCGCATAACCACCATGGTCTCCAACAAGATGAACGTGAGGGAGATGGTCCGCGACGCCGACCTGGTCATCGGGGCGGTGCTCATCCCCGGCGCCCGCGTACCGGTGCTGGTGGACGAGGAGACGGTGAAGGACATGCGCCCGGGGTCGGTGGTGGTGGACATCGACATCGACCAGGGAGGGTGCATCACCACCGCGCGACCCACCACCCATTCCAGCCCGGTATACGAGGAATACGGGGTGCTGCACTACTGCGTGGGGAACATCCCGGGCATCGTTCCCCGCACCTCCACCTTCGCCCTCACCAACGTCACCTTACCCTACGTGCAGGAGATCGCGGGCCTGGGGCTCACGGAGGCGGCGAGGCGGGATCCCAGCCTGGCCGCGGGCATCAACGTCATCGAGGGGAGGGTGACATCGAGGCCGGTGGCGGAAGCCCACGGGATGGAATACGAGAGGCTGGAGCACGTCCTGCCCATCGGGCTGCCGGGGGAACGCTTCTTCGGCGTGTGA